A single window of Acidimicrobiales bacterium DNA harbors:
- the disA gene encoding DNA integrity scanning protein DisA translates to MREALSLVAPGTELREGLDRIIQAGKGALIVIGDGPDVLNICSGGFLLDAAFSPQRLSELAKMDGAIILSSDASRIARANVHLVPNPNVPTSETGTRHRTAERVARSIPVPVISVSEDMRVIAVYVGDEKRPLQPIPRLLDRANQALRTLERYKERLDEVTGRLTNQEVEDSVTLRDVVQVLQRAEMVRRIADEIENAIVELGVDGRLVKLQLDELMGNVDQDYELIVRDYFHEESDWHAEQVLNALAALDGDQLLDLENVADTLHLPGGSVDLDRAMEPRGYRLLSRIPRLPGPVIEAIVERFSTLSKIMRATIEELEEVEGVGEVRAKTIKQGLQQLAQTSIMNRYR, encoded by the coding sequence ATGCGAGAGGCCCTTTCGCTGGTCGCGCCCGGCACAGAGCTGCGCGAAGGTCTCGACCGGATCATCCAGGCCGGAAAGGGCGCGCTGATAGTCATCGGCGACGGCCCCGACGTGCTGAACATCTGCTCCGGTGGTTTCCTGCTGGACGCTGCGTTCTCCCCCCAACGCCTCTCCGAGCTGGCGAAGATGGACGGGGCCATAATCCTGTCCTCCGACGCGAGTCGCATAGCACGTGCGAACGTGCACCTCGTTCCCAACCCGAACGTCCCCACCTCGGAGACGGGCACGCGACACCGGACTGCGGAGCGGGTCGCTCGGTCGATTCCCGTGCCCGTCATCTCCGTCTCCGAGGACATGAGGGTGATCGCCGTCTACGTCGGCGACGAGAAACGCCCGCTACAGCCCATACCGAGACTGCTCGACCGGGCGAACCAGGCACTGAGGACCCTCGAGCGTTACAAGGAGCGCCTCGACGAGGTGACGGGTCGTCTCACCAATCAGGAGGTGGAGGACTCTGTCACCCTGAGAGACGTCGTGCAGGTGCTGCAGAGAGCGGAGATGGTCCGGCGAATCGCCGACGAGATAGAGAACGCCATCGTAGAGCTCGGTGTCGACGGGCGGCTGGTGAAGCTACAGCTCGACGAGCTGATGGGGAACGTCGACCAAGACTACGAGCTGATCGTCCGCGACTACTTCCACGAAGAGTCCGACTGGCATGCCGAGCAAGTGCTCAACGCCCTGGCCGCACTGGACGGCGACCAACTCCTCGATCTCGAGAACGTGGCGGACACGCTCCACCTCCCCGGCGGCAGCGTCGATCTCGACCGGGCGATGGAGCCGCGGGGCTACCGTCTCCTCTCCCGGATCCCCAGGCTCCCCGGTCCCGTGATCGAGGCGATCGTGGAGCGATTCTCCACCCTCTCGAAGATCATGCGCGCCACGATCGAGGAGCTCGAAGAGGTAGAAGGCGTGGGCGAGGTCCGAGCAAAGACGATCAAACAGGGGCTGCAGCAGCTCGCACAGACCAGCATCATGAACCGTTACCGCTGA
- a CDS encoding carboxymethylenebutenolidase has protein sequence MRIELPSGTPAELVRPEVEARGGLVIIPDIMGLRPLFEEHCRRIAEEKNLVVCCPEIFPGREHLTLEERLQVAGELDDRRVLGDAVAAADATEVEPVGLIGFCIGGMYALKSAGTGRFERVVSFYGMVHVPDQWKSPTQGEPLEALSRPGAAPVLAIVGDRDPWLPAEHVEELRRAGCRVEVFPGREHGFVHDPQRPAHDPDDAARAWRMAFEHLGFG, from the coding sequence ATGCGGATCGAGCTTCCCTCTGGCACTCCGGCGGAACTGGTCCGTCCCGAGGTCGAGGCTAGAGGCGGTTTGGTGATCATCCCGGACATCATGGGCCTGCGGCCCCTCTTCGAAGAGCACTGTCGCCGTATCGCAGAGGAGAAGAACCTCGTCGTGTGCTGCCCGGAGATATTCCCCGGACGGGAGCACCTCACCTTGGAGGAGCGGTTGCAGGTGGCGGGTGAGCTGGACGATCGTCGGGTCTTGGGCGACGCGGTGGCTGCAGCCGACGCTACCGAGGTCGAACCGGTCGGGTTGATCGGCTTCTGCATCGGCGGGATGTACGCGCTGAAGTCCGCAGGCACCGGGCGGTTCGAGCGGGTCGTCTCCTTCTACGGGATGGTTCACGTTCCCGACCAGTGGAAGAGTCCGACCCAGGGGGAGCCTCTCGAAGCGCTAAGCCGTCCAGGCGCTGCTCCCGTTCTGGCCATCGTCGGCGACCGGGACCCGTGGCTTCCCGCCGAGCACGTGGAGGAACTGCGGCGGGCGGGCTGCAGAGTCGAGGTGTTCCCCGGAAGGGAGCACGGATTCGTGCACGACCCTCAGCGGCCGGCACATGACCCCGACGACGCCGCAAGGGCTTGGAGGATGGCCTTCGAACATCTGGGTTTCGGTTGA
- a CDS encoding Crp/Fnr family transcriptional regulator — protein MVAPEFLARVDLFSELDRDCLSELTEAARTLELRRGDIIFSEGDTAGELFVVTSGRIAISNRSPDGKESLVALMEEGDLFGEMPLFDGLPRSAEARALEPSKVVALPYEPVRDLFRRRPELLWRVVSLLATRLRAMDEALADSFFLDVTGRTAKRLLELAGSADEFVLPITQEELAGMVGASRERVNKAIASFVRLGWLEIQDRRYRILDREQLGRRAR, from the coding sequence ATGGTCGCCCCCGAATTCTTGGCGCGCGTCGATCTGTTCTCAGAGCTGGACCGGGACTGCCTATCGGAGCTGACGGAGGCCGCACGGACGCTGGAGCTGCGCAGGGGCGACATCATCTTCTCCGAGGGCGACACCGCCGGCGAACTCTTCGTGGTCACCTCGGGGCGGATCGCCATCTCGAACAGGTCACCCGACGGAAAGGAGTCACTCGTCGCCCTCATGGAGGAAGGTGACCTGTTCGGTGAGATGCCCCTCTTCGACGGCCTTCCGCGGTCCGCGGAAGCCCGGGCACTCGAACCCTCCAAAGTCGTTGCACTTCCCTACGAGCCGGTGCGCGACCTGTTCCGAAGGCGGCCCGAACTGTTGTGGCGAGTCGTCTCTCTCCTCGCAACTCGACTGAGAGCCATGGACGAGGCCTTGGCCGATTCGTTCTTTCTCGACGTGACGGGACGCACGGCCAAGCGCCTATTGGAGTTGGCCGGGTCGGCGGACGAGTTCGTCCTTCCCATCACGCAGGAAGAGCTCGCCGGAATGGTCGGAGCGTCACGTGAGCGGGTGAACAAGGCGATAGCGAGCTTCGTCCGTCTCGGCTGGCTCGAGATTCAGGACCGCAGATATCGCATCCTCGATCGCGAGCAACTCGGGCGACGAGCTCGCTGA
- a CDS encoding CarD family transcriptional regulator, whose translation MPFDVGDKVVYPHHGAAVIERREKIKAFGKSREYLVLRVKHGDLTLKVPADNTEEVGLREVINDEEVKEVFAVLAKKEARMPTNWSRRFKNHVEKLKSGDIYQVAEVVRNLSLREKDKGLSAGEKRMLQKARQILVSELTFALDVDEEEAERRLDEVLS comes from the coding sequence TTGCCCTTCGACGTCGGTGACAAGGTCGTCTACCCCCACCATGGGGCAGCCGTCATCGAGAGGCGGGAGAAGATCAAGGCGTTCGGCAAGTCCCGTGAGTACCTGGTGCTCAGGGTGAAGCACGGAGACCTCACTCTCAAGGTGCCCGCAGACAACACCGAAGAGGTCGGTCTGCGGGAGGTGATCAACGACGAAGAGGTGAAGGAGGTGTTCGCCGTCCTCGCCAAGAAGGAAGCGAGGATGCCGACGAACTGGTCCCGTAGGTTCAAGAACCACGTCGAGAAGCTCAAGTCCGGCGACATCTACCAGGTCGCCGAGGTCGTACGGAACCTTTCCCTCAGAGAGAAGGACAAGGGGCTCTCCGCCGGTGAGAAGCGAATGCTCCAGAAGGCCCGCCAGATCCTGGTGTCGGAGCTGACCTTCGCTCTCGACGTCGACGAAGAAGAGGCCGAGCGGCGGCTCGACGAGGTGCTCTCCTGA
- a CDS encoding hypothetical protein (possible pseudo, frameshifted) translates to MWTVVVAAGSGSRVGGEVPKQFLTLGGVRVVDRAVATAAAVSDGVVLVLPPGKWEANELATRVVAGGATRSASVRAGLAAVPETAEVVVVHDAARPLASAGLFERVVSAVLAGADAAVPGLESADTLKEVDPGGTVVATLPRERVVAVQTPQAFKASVLREAHRGEPEFTDDAAAVEAIGCRVVVVPGERLNLKITVPEDLRVAECLVS, encoded by the coding sequence GTGTGGACTGTCGTGGTGGCGGCCGGGTCCGGCAGCCGTGTAGGAGGGGAGGTTCCAAAGCAATTCCTGACCTTGGGTGGCGTTCGGGTGGTCGACCGCGCCGTGGCGACCGCGGCGGCAGTGTCTGATGGTGTCGTGCTCGTCCTACCACCCGGCAAGTGGGAAGCGAACGAGTTGGCCACGCGTGTGGTCGCGGGTGGGGCGACGAGGAGCGCATCGGTGCGTGCCGGTCTCGCCGCAGTGCCCGAGACGGCCGAAGTGGTCGTGGTGCACGATGCCGCTCGCCCACTGGCGTCCGCGGGGCTGTTCGAGCGCGTCGTGTCGGCCGTCCTGGCAGGAGCCGATGCCGCGGTGCCCGGCCTCGAGAGCGCGGACACCTTGAAGGAGGTGGACCCCGGAGGCACGGTCGTAGCCACTCTGCCAAGGGAGCGCGTGGTCGCGGTGCAGACGCCACAGGCTTTCAAGGCTTCCGTGCTCCGCGAGGCTCACCGCGGGGAGCCCGAGTTCACCGACGACGCAGCCGCAGTCGAAGCAATAGGGTGCCGAGTCGTAGTCGTGCCCGGTGAACGCCTCAACCTGAAGATCACGGTCCCGGAGGACCTGCGAGTAGCGGAGTGCCTCGTCTCGTGA
- the ispF gene encoding 2-C-methyl-D-erythritol 2,4-cyclodiphosphate synthase, whose protein sequence is MSVEWDFRVGVGFDAHRFSQDVARPLVLGGLSLPGPGLEGHSDGDVVTHACIDALLGAAGLGDIGRHFPSEDPRHEGADSLEMLGQVVRMLGGQGWVAVNVDCTVVANAPRLEPHRVAMCGRLSVVVGAPVSVKATTTDGLGALGRGEGIACFAVALLRRG, encoded by the coding sequence GTGAGCGTCGAGTGGGACTTCAGGGTTGGTGTCGGCTTCGACGCGCACCGGTTCTCGCAGGACGTGGCGAGGCCGCTCGTCCTGGGGGGACTGAGCCTCCCGGGACCTGGTCTCGAAGGGCATTCCGACGGAGACGTGGTGACACACGCCTGCATCGACGCGCTGTTGGGAGCCGCAGGCCTGGGTGACATAGGTCGGCACTTCCCCTCTGAGGACCCGCGTCACGAGGGAGCCGACTCGCTCGAGATGTTGGGGCAGGTCGTCCGGATGCTGGGCGGGCAAGGCTGGGTGGCGGTGAACGTCGACTGCACGGTCGTGGCCAACGCACCCCGTTTGGAGCCCCACAGGGTCGCCATGTGCGGACGGCTCTCCGTGGTAGTCGGTGCCCCGGTGAGCGTGAAGGCGACGACCACGGACGGGCTCGGCGCTCTGGGCCGCGGGGAGGGCATCGCTTGTTTCGCGGTGGCGTTGCTCAGGAGAGGGTGA
- a CDS encoding 23S rRNA (guanosine(2251)-2'-O)-methyltransferase RlmB translates to MSRKTVRRSPPRAGRAAAGRVAEKRASRPTPSRARGTSTLGGEQVEGVHAVRELFIAGRRRVRELVVSDPERSVELVELARQARVPVRRVGASRLDRLAATEAHQGVLAYADPVPTVDLEELVARESGADEAEPPLLLVLAGVTDPRNLGAILRVADAASVSGVVLPRHRSAPLSPAATKAAAGAAEYVPICVVPGVASALARLSELGLWNVGLDAGGDETIFDLHLADQPLSLVLGGEGEGLPRLVRRRCDAVVRIPSSGALASMNVATAAAVACFEIRRRRSWRR, encoded by the coding sequence ATGAGTCGCAAGACCGTCCGACGCTCCCCTCCTAGGGCGGGGAGGGCCGCGGCAGGACGCGTCGCCGAGAAGCGAGCATCCCGTCCAACGCCCAGCAGAGCGAGAGGGACCTCCACTCTCGGAGGTGAACAGGTCGAGGGCGTCCACGCGGTGAGGGAGCTGTTCATCGCCGGCAGGAGGAGAGTCCGGGAACTGGTGGTGTCGGATCCCGAGCGTTCGGTCGAACTGGTCGAGCTGGCGAGACAGGCGCGGGTGCCGGTTCGTCGGGTAGGCGCCTCTCGGCTGGACCGCCTGGCCGCCACGGAAGCGCACCAGGGTGTCTTGGCTTACGCGGACCCCGTCCCCACCGTGGATCTGGAAGAGCTGGTGGCCCGGGAATCCGGAGCGGACGAAGCCGAACCCCCGCTCCTGTTGGTGCTGGCCGGTGTGACCGACCCCCGGAACCTCGGCGCCATTCTCCGCGTAGCCGACGCCGCGTCGGTGTCGGGCGTAGTCCTCCCGCGGCACCGTTCGGCGCCTCTGAGTCCTGCTGCCACCAAGGCGGCCGCGGGCGCGGCGGAGTACGTTCCCATCTGCGTGGTGCCGGGCGTCGCCTCTGCGTTGGCACGCCTGTCGGAGCTGGGGTTGTGGAACGTCGGACTGGACGCGGGGGGAGACGAGACGATCTTTGATCTCCATCTCGCCGACCAACCCCTGAGCCTGGTGCTGGGCGGTGAAGGAGAAGGGCTGCCGAGGTTGGTGAGACGGCGCTGCGACGCGGTGGTCCGGATCCCGTCCTCGGGGGCCTTGGCGTCGATGAACGTGGCCACCGCGGCAGCAGTGGCGTGCTTCGAGATTCGGCGTAGGCGATCATGGCGACGATGA
- a CDS encoding trehalose-6-phosphate synthase has translation MTGETRVRRDSEPVVVVASNRGPVTHQRGPDGDIRPRRGGGGLVSALSPLLRRRDSLWIASAMSEVDREMAGRTVRVDGGLQVQFVDIEAARLRRSYDLVCNGTLWFLHHHLFDATRRPVFDRRWWEAWSDYVDMNRSFAAAIRENAPEGSVVLVQDYHLCLVAEELRLSGSGLASVHFSHTPFAAPETFRILPSRVRKEILSGMAAFDSCGFHTARWRDCFLACCDQEGVEPPSTFVAPLGPDEQSLKDDAVDPRCVREWERILESAEGRRLIVRVDRIEPSKNILRGLRAFDELLETHPEHRGEVVFAHFLYPSRQRLPEYTAYHKEVLSLAEHLNRKWGDAAWTPVVVDDTDDHLRSLAALGAYDVLVVNPVRDGLNLVAKEGPLVNRRDGEVILSTEAGAYEELGETAHGVEPFDVSATAEAMHAALTSDETVRRSRAARLKELAAARTPEDWLLDQLSAVGAL, from the coding sequence ATGACAGGTGAGACCCGGGTCAGGAGAGATTCCGAACCCGTGGTGGTCGTCGCGTCCAATCGAGGTCCGGTGACTCACCAACGGGGGCCTGACGGTGACATCCGACCCCGCCGGGGCGGAGGTGGACTGGTCTCGGCGCTGTCACCTCTGCTCCGGCGACGCGACTCGTTGTGGATCGCGTCTGCGATGTCGGAGGTGGACAGGGAGATGGCCGGGAGGACCGTGCGGGTCGACGGGGGGCTCCAGGTTCAGTTCGTCGACATCGAGGCCGCGAGACTCCGCCGCTCCTACGACCTCGTGTGCAACGGAACGCTGTGGTTCCTCCATCACCACCTCTTCGACGCGACGCGTCGACCCGTGTTCGATCGACGGTGGTGGGAGGCGTGGTCCGACTACGTGGACATGAACAGGTCCTTCGCCGCAGCGATAAGGGAGAACGCGCCGGAGGGATCGGTGGTTCTGGTTCAGGACTATCACCTCTGCCTGGTCGCCGAGGAGCTGAGGCTCTCGGGATCCGGGCTCGCATCGGTCCACTTCTCTCACACGCCGTTTGCAGCCCCCGAGACGTTCCGGATCCTCCCGTCCCGAGTTCGCAAGGAGATCCTCTCCGGAATGGCCGCCTTCGACTCGTGCGGATTCCACACCGCCCGATGGCGTGACTGCTTCCTCGCCTGTTGCGACCAGGAAGGCGTCGAGCCACCTTCGACCTTCGTGGCTCCCCTCGGACCGGACGAGCAATCACTGAAAGACGACGCCGTCGACCCACGATGCGTCCGAGAGTGGGAGCGAATCCTCGAGTCGGCAGAGGGACGTCGACTGATCGTCCGCGTCGACCGCATCGAACCGTCCAAGAACATCCTCCGCGGTCTGAGGGCGTTCGACGAACTTCTAGAGACTCACCCGGAACATCGGGGCGAGGTCGTCTTCGCCCACTTCCTCTATCCCTCACGCCAGCGTCTGCCGGAGTACACGGCCTACCACAAGGAGGTGCTTTCGCTGGCCGAGCACCTGAACCGCAAGTGGGGGGACGCCGCATGGACCCCCGTCGTCGTCGACGACACAGACGACCACCTTCGTTCACTGGCAGCCCTCGGCGCCTACGACGTGTTGGTCGTGAATCCAGTGCGCGACGGGTTGAACCTCGTCGCCAAGGAAGGCCCGCTGGTGAACCGACGTGACGGCGAGGTGATCCTCAGCACCGAGGCCGGTGCGTACGAGGAGCTCGGAGAGACGGCGCACGGTGTAGAACCCTTCGACGTCTCCGCCACCGCGGAGGCCATGCATGCGGCACTGACCTCCGACGAGACGGTGAGGCGATCACGTGCAGCGCGTCTGAAAGAGCTCGCCGCCGCCCGAACACCAGAAGACTGGTTGCTAGACCAACTGTCGGCAGTGGGCGCTCTGTGA
- a CDS encoding 6-aminohexanoate-cyclic-dimer hydrolase: protein MSSTESREWLAFADAVETARAIRGGEISKREAVEAAVERIESINSTLNAVIHPRFEEALDEAERAEGPFAGVPIVLKDLDGFSAGDPYSAGCSALKDAGYRAPFDSHVTARLKRAGFVVVGRTNTPELGLQPTTEPLAFGPSRNPWNLGHSTGGSSGGSAAAVASGMVPVATGGDGGGSIRIPASECGLVGLKTTRGRISLGPELGEAWMGMVVRGHLTRSVRDTAAVLDILAGPEPGDPYTAPPSSRPYSEEVEAAGEPLRVGWAVRAADPSVVVHPECAEAVSSAVRLLEELGHHVLDDRPACFEDAEEAASLAAHFTNVYTASTARELDRLGELLGRPLSKDDVEESTWMTAEMGRAVTSAALLASSEWLSSFSRRMARWWEGADVLVTPTITEPPPPLGSFAPTPENPLAGMIRSAALVQFTVPFNVTGQPAISLPLHWTEDGLPVGVQFVAAFGREDLLIRLAARLEEARPWRNRRPPHHA, encoded by the coding sequence ATGAGTTCCACCGAGAGCCGAGAGTGGCTGGCCTTCGCAGATGCGGTCGAGACGGCGCGAGCCATCCGTGGCGGTGAGATCTCCAAACGTGAAGCAGTCGAGGCCGCCGTAGAGCGAATCGAGTCGATCAACTCCACGCTCAATGCCGTAATACACCCTCGCTTCGAAGAGGCGCTGGACGAGGCGGAGAGGGCGGAGGGACCGTTCGCGGGTGTCCCGATCGTCCTGAAAGACTTGGACGGCTTCTCTGCCGGTGATCCGTACAGCGCGGGTTGTTCTGCCCTGAAGGACGCCGGGTACAGGGCACCGTTCGATTCTCACGTGACCGCGCGCCTCAAGCGTGCGGGCTTCGTCGTGGTCGGGAGGACGAACACGCCCGAGCTCGGTCTTCAGCCGACCACCGAACCCCTCGCATTCGGTCCTTCGCGCAACCCCTGGAACCTCGGACACTCCACCGGTGGCTCGAGTGGTGGGTCGGCAGCAGCAGTGGCTTCGGGAATGGTCCCGGTGGCGACTGGAGGAGACGGCGGAGGCTCGATCCGGATCCCCGCGAGTGAGTGTGGACTGGTGGGGTTGAAGACGACGAGGGGTCGGATCTCTCTGGGGCCAGAGCTCGGTGAGGCCTGGATGGGCATGGTCGTGCGCGGGCACCTGACCCGATCGGTGCGAGACACCGCGGCCGTATTGGACATCTTGGCGGGGCCAGAGCCGGGGGATCCCTACACCGCGCCGCCATCGTCGCGTCCGTACAGCGAAGAAGTGGAGGCCGCCGGCGAGCCGCTGCGGGTCGGTTGGGCGGTGCGTGCAGCGGACCCCTCGGTGGTGGTTCACCCGGAGTGTGCCGAGGCGGTGTCCTCGGCAGTACGACTTCTGGAGGAGCTGGGGCACCACGTGCTCGACGATCGCCCGGCCTGTTTCGAAGACGCGGAGGAGGCCGCGAGTCTCGCGGCCCATTTCACGAACGTGTACACGGCATCGACGGCACGAGAACTGGATCGTCTCGGAGAGTTGCTCGGACGCCCGCTCTCGAAGGACGACGTGGAGGAATCCACCTGGATGACGGCGGAGATGGGCCGGGCCGTGACGTCCGCCGCCCTCTTGGCTTCGTCGGAGTGGCTCTCTTCCTTTTCTCGCCGAATGGCCCGGTGGTGGGAGGGAGCCGACGTGCTCGTCACACCCACCATCACCGAGCCTCCGCCGCCCCTGGGATCCTTCGCTCCTACGCCGGAGAATCCCTTGGCAGGCATGATCCGCTCGGCGGCACTCGTGCAGTTCACGGTTCCTTTCAACGTGACCGGTCAACCCGCGATCTCGCTTCCTCTCCACTGGACCGAAGACGGGCTCCCGGTAGGGGTCCAATTCGTGGCCGCGTTCGGTCGTGAAGATCTCCTCATCCGGCTGGCCGCCCGCCTCGAGGAAGCACGTCCTTGGCGGAATCGTCGGCCACCTCACCACGCATGA
- a CDS encoding molybdopterin synthase sulfur carrier subunit, translated as MAQLSVLCRIAPMAVTVRIPTTLRTLTGGEAKVEVEGSTVAEVLDAVDRLHPGFRERIVGEDGNLKRFVNVFVSDDDIRFMDGLETAVPEGATVSIVPAVAGG; from the coding sequence GTGGCACAGCTCTCTGTGCTCTGTAGGATCGCGCCGATGGCCGTCACCGTGAGAATCCCCACGACCCTCAGGACCCTCACAGGCGGGGAAGCCAAGGTGGAGGTGGAAGGAAGCACCGTCGCCGAGGTGCTCGACGCCGTCGACCGGCTTCATCCAGGCTTCAGAGAGCGGATCGTCGGCGAGGACGGAAATCTGAAGAGGTTCGTGAACGTGTTCGTCTCCGACGACGACATTCGGTTCATGGACGGGCTCGAGACCGCAGTTCCCGAAGGAGCGACTGTGTCCATCGTCCCTGCGGTGGCGGGGGGCTGA
- the groL2 gene encoding 60 kDa chaperonin 2: MPKIIAFDEAARRALETGMDKLADAVRVTLGPKGRNVVLEKKWGAPTITNDGVSIAKEIELDDPFEKVGAELVKEVAKKTDDVAGDGTTTATVLAWSMVHEGLRNVAAGANPMGLKRGIEQAVEVAVSKIHELAVDVEEKAQIAQVAGISAADSEIGEMIAEAIDKVGKDGVITVEESQTFGMEIEFVEGMRFDKGYISPYFVTDSERMEAVLEDPYILLVGSKVSAVRDLLPVLEKVMQAGKPLVVIAEDVEGEALATLVVNKIRGTFSSVAVKAPGFGERRKAMLQDMAILTGGQVISEEVGLKLENVTLDLLGRARKVVVTKDETTIVEGAGSEQEIQGRINQIKAEIENTDSDYDREKLQERLAKLSGGVAVLKVGAATEVELKEKKHRIEDAVSTTKAAIEEGVVAGGGTTLLRCQQPVLELAEKLQGDEATGARIVAKALEEPLKQIAVNAGLEGGVVVEKVRALSNPREGLNAETGEYEDLMKAGIIDAAKVTRSALQNAASIAGLFLTTEAVVADKPEKEQTPSMPGGDMDF, from the coding sequence ATGCCCAAGATCATCGCCTTCGACGAGGCGGCCCGACGGGCTCTGGAGACTGGAATGGACAAACTGGCCGACGCGGTACGGGTGACGCTCGGGCCGAAGGGTCGCAACGTGGTGCTCGAGAAGAAGTGGGGTGCCCCCACCATCACCAACGACGGGGTTTCGATCGCCAAGGAGATCGAACTCGACGATCCGTTCGAGAAGGTCGGCGCAGAGCTCGTCAAGGAGGTCGCCAAGAAGACCGACGACGTCGCGGGTGACGGCACGACGACGGCGACGGTGCTGGCGTGGTCGATGGTGCACGAGGGCCTGCGGAACGTGGCCGCAGGGGCGAACCCGATGGGTCTGAAGAGGGGCATCGAACAGGCAGTGGAGGTGGCCGTCTCGAAGATCCACGAGCTCGCCGTCGACGTCGAAGAAAAGGCGCAGATCGCCCAAGTGGCCGGCATCTCCGCAGCCGACTCCGAGATCGGCGAGATGATCGCGGAGGCCATCGACAAGGTGGGGAAGGACGGTGTGATAACCGTCGAAGAGTCGCAGACCTTCGGCATGGAGATCGAGTTCGTCGAAGGAATGCGGTTCGACAAGGGTTACATCTCCCCCTACTTCGTCACCGACTCTGAACGGATGGAGGCGGTGCTCGAGGATCCGTACATCCTGCTGGTGGGGTCGAAGGTCTCTGCCGTACGCGACCTGCTCCCCGTCCTCGAGAAGGTGATGCAGGCGGGGAAGCCGCTGGTGGTCATAGCCGAGGACGTGGAAGGCGAGGCTCTGGCCACGCTGGTTGTGAACAAGATCCGAGGAACGTTCTCCTCGGTCGCGGTGAAGGCTCCCGGATTCGGTGAGCGACGCAAGGCGATGCTGCAGGACATGGCGATCCTCACCGGAGGTCAGGTCATCTCCGAAGAGGTGGGCCTGAAGCTCGAGAACGTCACCCTGGACCTCCTCGGACGGGCCCGGAAGGTGGTGGTGACCAAGGACGAGACCACCATCGTCGAAGGGGCTGGATCCGAGCAGGAGATCCAAGGGCGGATCAACCAGATCAAGGCGGAGATAGAGAACACCGACTCCGACTACGACCGCGAGAAGCTGCAGGAGCGCCTGGCGAAGCTCTCCGGTGGCGTGGCGGTCCTCAAGGTCGGTGCGGCGACCGAGGTCGAGCTGAAGGAGAAGAAGCACCGCATCGAGGACGCGGTGAGCACCACGAAGGCCGCCATCGAGGAGGGCGTCGTCGCCGGCGGTGGCACGACGCTGCTGCGTTGCCAGCAACCCGTGCTCGAGTTGGCCGAGAAGCTGCAAGGGGACGAGGCGACCGGCGCCCGGATCGTGGCGAAGGCGCTGGAGGAGCCCCTCAAGCAGATCGCGGTGAATGCCGGCCTGGAGGGCGGCGTGGTGGTCGAGAAGGTGCGAGCGCTCTCCAATCCGAGAGAAGGTCTGAACGCAGAGACCGGAGAGTACGAGGACCTGATGAAGGCCGGGATCATCGACGCCGCGAAGGTGACCCGGTCGGCGCTGCAGAATGCCGCGTCCATCGCGGGGCTGTTCCTCACGACCGAGGCGGTCGTGGCCGACAAGCCCGAGAAGGAGCAGACCCCGAGCATGCCGGGCGGCGACATGGACTTCTGA
- a CDS encoding putative heme-dependent peroxidase, whose product MRRRERGRHPAPARVWGAVGSQDAAETTRNGRSTGRRGLDSPVVASSLTVASGLCVAHLFWHVGGDTDRDAAVEAIEKAGAEGDQVVCVAIVGHKADVCTMILSADLWRIRDLQSRLRDAGLSLESSYFSITEVSEYAAGVPEELKQARLYPRLPPAGLPAWCFYPMSKRRNPGQNWYRLPYEERERMMYEHGATGRKFKGRVLQLVTGSTGVDDWEWGVTLFAKTPDDLKAVVYTMRFDEVSAEYAEFGPFWTGAVAEPTEVFDRVLPGR is encoded by the coding sequence ATGAGGAGGCGGGAGCGGGGTCGGCACCCCGCTCCCGCTCGCGTCTGGGGTGCGGTGGGGAGTCAGGACGCAGCGGAAACCACGAGGAACGGCCGATCGACCGGGCGAAGGGGTCTAGACTCGCCGGTCGTGGCCTCGTCTCTCACCGTCGCCTCGGGTCTGTGCGTGGCACATTTGTTTTGGCACGTGGGGGGAGACACCGATCGAGACGCGGCGGTGGAGGCGATCGAGAAGGCCGGCGCGGAGGGCGACCAGGTGGTCTGTGTCGCGATCGTGGGGCACAAGGCCGACGTCTGCACGATGATTCTGTCGGCCGACCTGTGGAGGATACGTGACCTGCAGAGTCGGCTCCGAGATGCGGGTCTCTCCTTGGAATCCAGCTATTTCTCGATCACCGAGGTGAGCGAGTACGCGGCAGGTGTCCCCGAGGAGTTGAAGCAGGCGCGCCTCTACCCACGACTCCCTCCGGCCGGTCTGCCGGCATGGTGCTTCTATCCGATGTCGAAGCGCAGGAATCCGGGCCAGAACTGGTACAGGCTCCCATATGAAGAGAGGGAGCGGATGATGTACGAGCACGGCGCCACGGGGCGGAAGTTCAAGGGCAGGGTGCTCCAGTTGGTCACGGGGTCCACCGGCGTCGACGACTGGGAGTGGGGAGTGACGCTCTTCGCCAAGACGCCGGATGACCTGAAGGCCGTCGTATACACGATGCGCTTCGACGAGGTCTCGGCTGAGTATGCGGAATTCGGTCCGTTCTGGACGGGTGCGGTGGCGGAACCGACAGAGGTGTTCGACCGCGTCCTGCCCGGGCGATGA